From the genome of Paracidovorax avenae:
GGGACGTTGACGCGCTCCTGCTCCTTGGCGGAGATCTCCAGCGGCCCCAGCTTCACCACCGTGGTGTCCTTGGTATAGCTGAAGCCTCCATAGGCGAGGCCGAGCGCGCCGGCCACGATGAGGGCAAGGGCGACGAGTCGGGTGGCGTTCATGTCGGTTCTCCGGATTGAGGCCCCTCGTGAGTCAGGCAGGGCGGCGTTGAGAGCAAGGGAAAGATACCGGGCTCAAGCATAAATCCTGCGAAGCCGCGCGGAGCCATGGATGCTGCTGGAAAGCTCAGGAAACCGATCCGCTGGATGTGGGCTGCCCGACCAGATGCCGGTGACCAAGGCGCCAGCCCAGGTAGCCCCATAGCGGCAGCGTGAGGGCTGACGCCAGCCATCCCGCCAACAGCAACATGCCGAATCCCATGTCTTCCGATAAATCCAGCCGACTGGTGATCCCGTGGTGGTGCATGTACCAGGCCGTCATGGCTTCGCCAACGGCAGCGATGGTCACTGCGCATCCAGCCAAGGCCATGAGCACGCTGAAAATCAGAACAAGAAAAGCACGCATGGACGCGACGGACCTTACCGCGGCCGGTACATCTTGAACTTCTGCTCCGGCCCCACCGAGAAATAGTCCGCAGGCCCCCCCGCGCGCAGGATGTGCCCGGCACTCGCCGTGTCGTACACCCCTTCCTTCAGCAGGGCCGTGTCGATGTGGATGGTCACCACCTCGCCCAGCACCAGCCAGGTGGGCACCTGCACCCCGTCCGCGCCCTGCAGCTGCAGGATCTGCGTGCACCGGCATTCGAAGGTCACGGGGCTTTCGGCCACGCGCGGCGGCGCGACGCGTTCGGAGGCCAGGGGCGTGAGCCCGGCCAGGGTGAACTCGTCCACTTGGGGCGGCACGGCCGCGCAGGTCTGGTTCATCGCCTCCGCCAGGTCCCGGGTGGCCAGGTTCCATACGAATTCACCGGTGGCCTGCACGTTGGCCAGCGTGTCCTTGGCACCGATGCTGGCGAAGCCCACGATGGGCGGCACGTAGTTGAAGGCGTTGAAGAAGCTGTAGGGTGCGAGATTGAGCACGCCTTCCGCACTGCGGGTGCTGATCCAGCCGATGGGGCGCGGCCCCACGATGGCGTTGAAGGGATCGTGCGGCAGGCCGTGGCCCTGGCGCGGCTGGTAGCTGTGGAAACGTGCGCCATCGCCGGCGGTGGATGGCGCATCGGGAGAGGAGGGAGTGGGTGCGTTCATGCGCAGGCACCATACCGGCATTGGCGCGTCCCTGCAATTGCTCACTGTCCGAAGTCCAGCGGCAGGCCCACGTAGTTCTCGGCGATGGTGCGCGAGCCCGCCTCGGAATGCAGCAGGTAGTCGATCTCGGCCGCCTGGAACTTCGCGGCGATGGCCGCGTCGTCGCCGGGGAAGTTGTGCATCAGCTGCGTAAACCACCAGGAGAAACGCTCCGCGCGCCAGATGCGCTGGAGGCACTGCGCGGAGTACCCGTCGATGCCGGCCTCGCTGCGCCCTGCATAGAACTCGATCAGCGCGGCCGAGAGGAACTTTACGTCCGTCGCCGCCAGGTTCAACCCCTTCGCACCCGTGGGCGGCACGATGTGGCCCGCGTCGCCCGCCAGGAACAGGCGGCCGAAGCGCAGCGGCTCGGTGACGAAGCTGCGCAGCGGCGCGATGCTTTTTTCCAGGCTGGGGCCGGTCACCAGGTGCTCGCGCGCTTCCGGGTCCAGGCGCAGGCGCAGTTCGTTCCAGAAGGCCTCGTCGCTCCAGGCTTCGACCTTGTCGGTCAGCGGCACCTGCAGGTAGTAGCGGCTGCGCGTGGCGCTGCGCTGCGAGCAGAGCGCGAAGCCGCGCGGCGTGTTCGCGTAGATCAGTTCGTGGTGCACCGGGGGCGTGTCGGACAGCAGGCCCAGCCAGCCGAACGGATAGACCTTCTCGTAGTTGCGCAGCGCTCCCTGCGGCACGCTGGCGCGGCACACGCCGTGGAAGCCGTCGCAGCCGGCGATGAAGTCGCACCGCAGTGTGTGCGTGGCGCCGTCCTTCTCGAAGGTGACGTGCGGCCGGGCGGTGTCGAAGCCATGCACCTGCACGTTGGCTGCCCCGTAGGCCGTGGGCAGTCCGGCCGCGGCGCGCGCCTGCATCAGGTCGCGCGTCACCTCGGTCTGGCCGTAGACCATCACGTGCCGCCCGCCCGCCAGTGCCTCCAGCTCGATGCGGTGGCGCCGGCCGTCCAGCAGCAGGTCGAAGCCGCGGTGCACCAGCCCTTCCTCGTGCATGCGCGCGCCGACGCCGGCCTCGTCGAGCAGCTCGATGGTCACCTGTTCCAGCACGCCCGCGCGGATGCGGCCCAGCACGTGGTCCGCCGGCTGGCGCTCGACGATGAACGCGTCGATGCCAGCCCGGTGCAGCAACTGGCCCAGCAGCAGGCCCGACGGGCCGGCACCGATGATGGCGACCTGGGTGGCGGCCGGAACGGTGGCGCGGGGCACCGGTGCGGCCCCGGGGGGGCTGGTGGTCATGGGCTTGCCTCCTGCCGCCGGCGTGCGGCGGTCTGCTGTGTGGAAGGCGGCCGGCGGGTGCCCGGCCTGCCTGTGTCCCGCAGGGTAGGAGCGCCGCCCGCGACGCGCCATGGCCGCCCGGAAAGCTTGCGCGATGATCGCGCAGTCAATGCGATGATCGCGCACTACCGCCCGCAGGGTTCCATGGCACCACGCAAACTCCCCTCTCCCCGCACGCCATCCGCTGCGCCCCCGGGCAGCGCCGGGCCCGGCATCGCCCATGCCGACTTCATCGCCGGCATGGCCAGGGGCCTGGCCGTGCTGGAGAGCTTCGATACCGAGCGCCAGCGCCTCAATGCCACGCTGGCGGCCGAGCGCACCGGTCTCACGCGCGCGGCGGCGCGGCGCCATCTGCTCACGCTGGCGTACCTGGGTTACCTGGAAAGCGATGGGCAGTACTTCTGGCTGGCACCCAAGGTGCTGCGGCTGGCGGGCAGCTACCTGGCATCGGCCCGGCTGCCGCGCCTGGTGCAGCCCACGCTCAACCGCCTGGCCGCGCAGACGCAGCTGCCGTTTTCCACCGTGGTGCTGGAAGGGCGCGAGGTGGTCATCGTGGCACGCAGCACCGCCGCGCCGCAGGGCGATGCCGTGCGCGACACGGGCCGCTCCGGCGGCATGCCGGGTGCCGCGGACCGCGTGCTGGCCTATGGGCTGCACCTGGGCAGCCGCCTGCCGGCGCACGCCACCTCCACCGGCCGCATGCTGCTGGCCACCCGCTCGCGCAGCGCGGTGCGTGACTGGCTGCGCGGGCACCCGCTGCCGCGCCTGACGGCCTACACCCGCACCGATGCACCCGCGCTGCGAGCCGCCATCGACCAGGCCCGCGCGGAGGACTGCTGCATGGCCTGCGAAGAGCATGAGCTGGGCGTTCTGGCCCTGGCCGTGCCGCTGCGCGACCTGCAGGGCCGGGCCGTCGCCGCGCTCAACGTGGTCACCGCGCCGGACCGCCTGTCTCCCGAACGCCTGAAGCGCGACCTGCTGCCGGTGCTGCAGGATGCCGCGCGGGAACTGCGGCCCATGCTCTGACGCCCTGCAGCCGGCAAGGGCGGGGCGGTACGCCGGCGCTCAATCCAGCGTCACGTTCGCCTTGCGGATCACGTCGCCGAAGCGCTGGCTCTCGCCCTGGATGAACTGGCTGAACTGGGCACGCGTGGTGGGGAAGGGCTCGTAGGCGAAGCTCTTGAACTTCTCCTGCACCTCGGGCGCCATCAGGGCCTCTTCCACGTCGTGCTTGATCCTGTCGGTGACGGCCGCGGGCAGGCCGGGTGGCACGGCGATGGCGTTCCAGCCGATGACCTCGAAGCCCCTGGGGCCGCCCGATTCGCCCACGGTGGGCACGTCGGGGTAGCTGGCCGAGCGCTGCGGCGCCGCGATGGCCAGGAAGCGCAGCTTGCCCGCGCGCTGCAGCGGCCCGGCCGTGGCGGCCGTGCCCAGGGCGAAGGCCAGGTCGCCCGTGGAGACCGAGGTGTAGAGCTGCGTGGTCTCCTTGTAGACGATGTGCTCCATCTGCGTGCCGGTGATCGACTCGAACAGCTCGGAGCCCAGGTGCACCGGATTGCCCACCGACCATGACCCGTAGTTGAGCTTGCCCGGATGGGCCCTGGCGTCGGCGACCAGGTCGGCGACCGACCGGTAGGGGCTCTGGGTGGGAACGGTGAAGAAGAAGTAGGTCCTGAACAGGGGCAGCAGCGGGTCGAAGTCCTTCGCCGGGTCGTAGGGCAGCTTCTTGAACAGGCTGGGATAGGCGGCCAGGTGGACGTTGTCCAGCACGATCATGTCGGTGCCGTCCCGGGCGCCGCGCTTGAAGGCGTCGATCGCGATGAAGCCGTTGCCGCCCGGCCGGTTGTCCACCGTCACGGGCTGGCCCCAGGCGCGGGCCAGGCGGTCGGCCACCAGCCGCGCCACGCCGTCGGGCCCGCCGCCCACCGGGAAGGGCGTGATGATGCGCACCGGCTTGGCGGGCCAGGCGGCCGGGGCCTGCGCCCGGGAGGCCAGGGGGAGGGCGCAGGCGGCGGTGGCGGCCAGGGCCAGCAGGGCGCGGCGTGCGGTGGAGGTGGCGCGGTTCGTCATGGCTTGTCTCTCTGTGCAGGAGTGGGCATTCTTGCGCGCGCGCCGCCGCTTGCCCTCGGGGCCTACCCGATATGCGGCCGTGCCGCGCGGCTCACTGCTGCAGTCCCAGGAACCGCGCCGGCGGCACGCCCACCGCGCGCCGCACCATGGCGCTGAACGCGCTGGGGCTGCTGTAGCCCAGTTCGGCCGCGATCTGGTTCACGGGCCGCCGCCCCGCCGCCAGCGCCACGGCCTGCGCCAGCAGCACCTGCTGGCGCCATTGCGTGAAGGTGGTGGACAGGTCCTGCCGGAAGAGCCGTGCCACTGTGCGCGGGCTGGCGCCGGTGTCGCGCGCCCAGTCGGCCAGCTTCTCGTGGCGCGTGGGATCGGCCAGCACCGCCTCGCACAGATGGCGCAGGCGCTTGTCCCGCGGAAGCTGCACACCCAGGCGCACGGCGCTGGCGCTGCACAGCTCTTCGCGGATCAGCGCGCTCAGAAGGCGTTCGCGGCGCAGAACCTCCTGCGGAAGCGCAGGCGCGTCGTCGCTCCGGGTGGGCATCTCGCACACCAGCGCGCGCAGCAGGTCGGACATCTCCAGCACGCGGCACTGGCGCCACAGCGCATCTTCGGCCCGTGCCACGCCGGGGCCGCAGCGCCCGCGCGGCTGATGCAGATACAGCGTGCGCATGTCGGCGTCCTCCACCACGGTCACCGCATGCTCCACGCCGGGGGGAATCCACACCGCGCGCGACGGCGGCACGGTGTAGGTGCCTTCGGCCACCGTCAGCCGGATCACGCCCGTGGTCGATACGGCCACCTGCGCCCAGGGGTGGCAGTGCGGCATCACCTGCGTGCCGGCCTTCAGCTGGCGGTGCTTGGCGCGCATCGGCCGCGCCGCGCTCGGCACGAAGAGATGCGGCGTGAGCGAGGGGACGAACGACACCGCGCGCCACTGGGACGCGCGCTGCCGGCCCGGTGCGGAGTCCTCGGCGGGCAGGGCGGCGGGCGGCTGGGCGGAGTTTGGCATGTTCACGACAGCGATTGGCAGACTATCGTAATTCAGACGCGGGCCGCCTGCCTAAGATCACCTGCATGACATCGACACACGCGCCCGCTGCGGCGACCTCTCCCGCCACGCTGCGCGAAGACGCCCGCACCATCGGCCTCATCGGCCTGGCGCACGGCTCCTCGCACTTCTTCCACCTGCTGCTGCCGCCGCTGTTCCCCTTCCTCATCGCGGAGTTCGGCTACAGCTACTCCGAACTGGGCCTGCTGGTGTCGGTGTTCTTCGTCATCTCCGGCGTGGGCCAGGCACTGTCGGGTTTCATCGTGGACCGGGTCGGCGCGCGGCCGGTGATGTTCTTCGCGCTGTCGAGCTTCGTCCTGTCCGGCCTCGTGGCCAGCATCGCCACCGGCTATGCCGGGCTGATGGCGGCCGCGGCGCTGGCGGGCCTGGGCAACGCCCCCTTCCATCCGGTGGACTTCACCATCCTCAACAAGCGCGTGTCGCCCCAGCGCCTGGGCCACGGCTTCTCGGTGCACGGCATCTCCGGCAACCTGGGCTGGGCCACCGCGCCCGTCTTCATGGCCGGCATCACCGCGGCCACCGGCTCGTGGCGGGCGGCCTGCCTCTGCGGCGGCCTGCTGGCGCTGGTCATCCTGTCCATCATGGTCCTGAACCGCGACGCGCTCGACGACCGCCGGGGCACGGCCGCGCCTGCCGCGGGCAAGCCCGGCGCCGCTGCCGCGCCGGCAGGCACCCTGGCCGAACACCCCATGGCCTTCCTCCGGCTGCCCTCCGTCTGGCTGTGCTTCTCGTTCTTCTTCTGGACCACCTGCTCGCTCAGCGTCATCCAGAGCTTCGCCGGCCCCACGCTGCAGAAGATGTACGGCCTGCCGCTGTCCGTCACCTCCATGGTCGTCACCGGCTACATGCTGTGCGGCGCCGCCGGCATGGTGGTCGGCGGCTTCCTGGCCGGCCGCGTGGCCCGGCTGGAGCGCACCATCACCGTCTGCCTGCTGGCCACGGCCGTGCTGCTGGTCGCCGCGGGCACCGGCCTGCTGCCGGGCATGGCCGCCATGGTCTTCGTGGCGCTCGCAGGCGTGGGCACCGGCCTGGCCGGCCCCTCGCGCGACATGCTCATCAAGCGCGCCGCGCCGCCCGGCGCCACCGGCCGCGTCTACGGCACGGTGTACTCGGGCCTGGATCTCGGCTTCTGCGTGGCCGCCCCGGTGTTCGGCGCCATGCTGGACGCGGGCATGACCTCGGGCATCTTCTACGGCTCGGCCGCCGCCCTGGTGCTGGGCGTGGCCTCGGCGGGCGTCGTGGGCATCGGCGTTGCCGCCAGGGCGCGCGCGCAGCGCATGGCCACTGCATGAGCGGCCGCTCCACCGCATCCATATCCACCGCACCCGCATCCATGGAGGGCGCCGCGCGTTGCCGGGTGTCGTGATCGAACAGCCGCCCGGCGGGGAGTGCCTGCACATCCGTGTGCGGCCACGCCTGCTGGCGGCGGCCATGTTGCTGGCCGGAGGTGTGCTCGCAGTGCTTCCCTGGACCGCGGCGGTGCTGTGGATGGGTGATCCGCAGGCCCGCGCACGCCTCGCGGCGGAAGGCCCATGGGCCATGGCGGTGCTGGTCCTGTGGGGCGTGCTGGTCTGCGGCGCGGGCATCGCCCTCCTGCGTTTCGCGCCACGCAGCCGGGAAGCCCGGCTGTCCCGCCTGGAGGGCACCGGGGAAGCCCTGCGCCATTTCCGGGGGGCACCCAGCGCGCGCGACATGGGCGTCATCCTCTCGCACATCGACGCCATCTGGCTGCGCCGCGTCCCGCATGGCCGCGGCGGGCTGCGGCGCGAAGAACTGGTCCTGCGCTGCGTGCATGGCGGCCCCCGCGTTCTGGCCTGGGCGGTCCTGCCCCGGGCCGGCGCACCCTCTCGCCTGGATGC
Proteins encoded in this window:
- a CDS encoding IclR family transcriptional regulator C-terminal domain-containing protein; the encoded protein is MARGLAVLESFDTERQRLNATLAAERTGLTRAAARRHLLTLAYLGYLESDGQYFWLAPKVLRLAGSYLASARLPRLVQPTLNRLAAQTQLPFSTVVLEGREVVIVARSTAAPQGDAVRDTGRSGGMPGAADRVLAYGLHLGSRLPAHATSTGRMLLATRSRSAVRDWLRGHPLPRLTAYTRTDAPALRAAIDQARAEDCCMACEEHELGVLALAVPLRDLQGRAVAALNVVTAPDRLSPERLKRDLLPVLQDAARELRPML
- the pobA gene encoding 4-hydroxybenzoate 3-monooxygenase, which gives rise to MTTSPPGAAPVPRATVPAATQVAIIGAGPSGLLLGQLLHRAGIDAFIVERQPADHVLGRIRAGVLEQVTIELLDEAGVGARMHEEGLVHRGFDLLLDGRRHRIELEALAGGRHVMVYGQTEVTRDLMQARAAAGLPTAYGAANVQVHGFDTARPHVTFEKDGATHTLRCDFIAGCDGFHGVCRASVPQGALRNYEKVYPFGWLGLLSDTPPVHHELIYANTPRGFALCSQRSATRSRYYLQVPLTDKVEAWSDEAFWNELRLRLDPEAREHLVTGPSLEKSIAPLRSFVTEPLRFGRLFLAGDAGHIVPPTGAKGLNLAATDVKFLSAALIEFYAGRSEAGIDGYSAQCLQRIWRAERFSWWFTQLMHNFPGDDAAIAAKFQAAEIDYLLHSEAGSRTIAENYVGLPLDFGQ
- a CDS encoding Bug family tripartite tricarboxylate transporter substrate binding protein, which encodes MTNRATSTARRALLALAATAACALPLASRAQAPAAWPAKPVRIITPFPVGGGPDGVARLVADRLARAWGQPVTVDNRPGGNGFIAIDAFKRGARDGTDMIVLDNVHLAAYPSLFKKLPYDPAKDFDPLLPLFRTYFFFTVPTQSPYRSVADLVADARAHPGKLNYGSWSVGNPVHLGSELFESITGTQMEHIVYKETTQLYTSVSTGDLAFALGTAATAGPLQRAGKLRFLAIAAPQRSASYPDVPTVGESGGPRGFEVIGWNAIAVPPGLPAAVTDRIKHDVEEALMAPEVQEKFKSFAYEPFPTTRAQFSQFIQGESQRFGDVIRKANVTLD
- a CDS encoding helix-turn-helix domain-containing protein, with the protein product MPNSAQPPAALPAEDSAPGRQRASQWRAVSFVPSLTPHLFVPSAARPMRAKHRQLKAGTQVMPHCHPWAQVAVSTTGVIRLTVAEGTYTVPPSRAVWIPPGVEHAVTVVEDADMRTLYLHQPRGRCGPGVARAEDALWRQCRVLEMSDLLRALVCEMPTRSDDAPALPQEVLRRERLLSALIREELCSASAVRLGVQLPRDKRLRHLCEAVLADPTRHEKLADWARDTGASPRTVARLFRQDLSTTFTQWRQQVLLAQAVALAAGRRPVNQIAAELGYSSPSAFSAMVRRAVGVPPARFLGLQQ
- a CDS encoding MFS transporter translates to MTSTHAPAAATSPATLREDARTIGLIGLAHGSSHFFHLLLPPLFPFLIAEFGYSYSELGLLVSVFFVISGVGQALSGFIVDRVGARPVMFFALSSFVLSGLVASIATGYAGLMAAAALAGLGNAPFHPVDFTILNKRVSPQRLGHGFSVHGISGNLGWATAPVFMAGITAATGSWRAACLCGGLLALVILSIMVLNRDALDDRRGTAAPAAGKPGAAAAPAGTLAEHPMAFLRLPSVWLCFSFFFWTTCSLSVIQSFAGPTLQKMYGLPLSVTSMVVTGYMLCGAAGMVVGGFLAGRVARLERTITVCLLATAVLLVAAGTGLLPGMAAMVFVALAGVGTGLAGPSRDMLIKRAAPPGATGRVYGTVYSGLDLGFCVAAPVFGAMLDAGMTSGIFYGSAAALVLGVASAGVVGIGVAARARAQRMATA
- a CDS encoding flavin reductase family protein; this encodes MNAPTPSSPDAPSTAGDGARFHSYQPRQGHGLPHDPFNAIVGPRPIGWISTRSAEGVLNLAPYSFFNAFNYVPPIVGFASIGAKDTLANVQATGEFVWNLATRDLAEAMNQTCAAVPPQVDEFTLAGLTPLASERVAPPRVAESPVTFECRCTQILQLQGADGVQVPTWLVLGEVVTIHIDTALLKEGVYDTASAGHILRAGGPADYFSVGPEQKFKMYRPR